A single genomic interval of Mycobacterium sp. DL592 harbors:
- a CDS encoding beta-lactamase family protein, whose translation MRRRPSVLVTGTAAVLIGVSVGASSAQVNAGPGDTAPQRVTLLSANPNLIPEAPVLAPAPAAPPDTILGLDARARQAAADAAKKGADISFTLLDRKTGQTISGGDGGAFPIASVSKLFIADDLLLQVAKGQRQLSPDERQQFDEMLRSSDDDAAEVFWGESGGNAVISRIKARYGLSGTTAPYDGHWWTTMSTTADLVRYYDMLLDGTGGLPPEEAAVILSDLSASTPTGLDGYPQRFGIPDGLFAEPVAVKQGWMPGWDGDNWLHMSTGVIGPDRRFVIAMASLQPVDDSTARNTMTQVITTMFPGGRI comes from the coding sequence ATGCGACGGCGTCCGTCGGTGCTGGTCACCGGTACAGCCGCAGTGCTGATCGGTGTCTCGGTCGGGGCCTCGTCCGCACAGGTCAATGCGGGGCCAGGCGATACCGCACCGCAGCGGGTCACCTTACTCAGTGCCAATCCGAACCTGATTCCCGAAGCTCCCGTGCTCGCACCTGCTCCCGCGGCTCCGCCGGACACGATCCTGGGCCTCGACGCCCGAGCCCGGCAGGCTGCCGCCGACGCCGCCAAGAAGGGCGCCGACATCAGCTTCACCCTGCTGGATCGCAAGACCGGCCAGACCATCTCCGGCGGCGACGGCGGCGCGTTTCCGATCGCCTCGGTGAGCAAGCTGTTCATCGCCGACGACCTGCTGCTGCAGGTGGCCAAGGGTCAGCGTCAGCTCAGCCCCGACGAGCGCCAGCAGTTCGACGAGATGCTGCGCTCGTCGGACGACGACGCGGCCGAGGTCTTCTGGGGTGAGAGCGGTGGCAACGCGGTCATCAGCCGGATCAAGGCCCGCTACGGACTGTCCGGCACCACCGCGCCCTACGACGGTCATTGGTGGACCACCATGAGCACGACCGCCGATCTCGTTCGTTACTACGACATGCTGCTCGACGGCACCGGCGGCCTGCCGCCCGAGGAGGCCGCGGTCATCCTGTCCGACCTGTCCGCCTCGACCCCCACCGGCTTGGACGGCTACCCGCAGCGGTTCGGCATTCCGGATGGGTTATTCGCCGAACCCGTTGCGGTCAAGCAGGGTTGGATGCCCGGTTGGGACGGGGACAACTGGTTGCACATGTCCACCGGAGTGATCGGCCCCGACCGTCGCTTCGTCATCGCGATGGCCTCCCTGCAGCCGGTCGACGACTCCACCGCCCGCAACACGATGACCCAGGTCATCACGACGATGTTCCCGGGTGGCCGGATCTAG
- the lepB gene encoding signal peptidase I — protein MTDNAGSADSTPDVSTEADAPGESTPEQGDKKRSALREGAILVGIALVLYYVMLTFVARPYLIPSESMEPTLHGCNGCTGDRIMVDKVTYRFSTPEPGDVIVFKGPPNWNVGYKSIRSDNAAIRTVQNALSFVGFVPPDENDLVKRVIAVGGQTVECRADSGLTVDGKPLKEPYLNAQTMMADPLVYPCLGNEFGPVKVPDGRLWVMGDNRTHSADSRAHCTSTPADAQKGILCTGDPMTGTVPVSNVIGKARFIAWPPSRWGGVTSVDPQQG, from the coding sequence GTGACCGACAACGCAGGCTCGGCCGACTCCACGCCGGACGTCTCCACGGAGGCGGATGCTCCGGGCGAATCCACTCCCGAACAGGGCGACAAGAAGCGCTCAGCGCTGCGCGAGGGCGCCATCCTCGTCGGCATCGCGCTGGTCCTCTACTACGTGATGCTCACGTTCGTGGCCCGTCCGTATCTGATTCCGTCGGAGTCGATGGAGCCCACCCTGCACGGATGCAACGGCTGCACCGGCGACCGAATCATGGTGGACAAGGTCACCTACCGGTTCAGCACGCCGGAACCCGGTGACGTCATCGTCTTCAAGGGCCCGCCGAACTGGAACGTCGGCTACAAGTCGATCCGCTCGGACAACGCCGCGATCCGTACCGTGCAGAATGCGCTGTCGTTCGTCGGCTTCGTTCCGCCGGACGAGAACGATCTGGTCAAGCGCGTCATCGCGGTCGGCGGTCAAACCGTGGAGTGCCGCGCCGATTCGGGCCTAACCGTCGACGGCAAGCCGCTCAAGGAGCCCTACCTCAACGCCCAGACCATGATGGCCGACCCGCTGGTCTACCCGTGCTTGGGCAACGAGTTCGGCCCGGTCAAGGTGCCGGACGGCCGGCTGTGGGTGATGGGGGACAACCGCACCCATTCGGCGGATTCGCGAGCTCACTGCACCAGCACCCCTGCCGACGCCCAGAAGGGCATCCTGTGCACTGGGGACCCTATGACGGGCACCGTGCCGGTGAGCAACGTGATCGGCAAGGCGCGGTTCATCGCATGGCCGCCGTCTCGGTGGGGTGGTGTGACCTCGGTCGACCCGCAGCAGGGCTGA
- the rplS gene encoding 50S ribosomal protein L19: MNTLDFVDQASLRDDIPTFSPGDTVNVHVKVIEGNKSRIQVFKGVVIRRSGGGIRETFTVRKESYGVGVERTFPVHSPNIDHIEVLTRGDVRRAKLYYLRELRGKKAKIKEKR, encoded by the coding sequence ATGAACACGCTGGACTTCGTCGATCAAGCGTCGCTGCGCGACGACATCCCGACCTTCAGCCCCGGCGACACCGTGAATGTTCACGTGAAGGTCATCGAGGGCAACAAGTCGCGCATCCAGGTCTTCAAGGGTGTGGTGATCCGTCGTTCCGGCGGTGGCATCCGCGAGACCTTCACCGTGCGCAAGGAGAGCTACGGCGTGGGCGTCGAGCGCACCTTCCCGGTGCACTCGCCCAACATCGACCACATCGAGGTCCTCACCCGCGGTGACGTCCGCCGCGCCAAGCTGTACTACCTGCGCGAGCTTCGGGGCAAGAAGGCCAAGATCAAGGAGAAGCGCTGA